The following proteins come from a genomic window of Bradyrhizobium paxllaeri:
- a CDS encoding M23 family metallopeptidase — MRLKYLILISLCFATTLDARAEEVISLALPVKCQPGLTCFFQSYVDHDASDKARDYRCGGRSYDGHDGTDIRIRNLEIQKQGIEVLAAAPGRVIGTRNDMDDVSVKTVGKAAIAGKECGNGAVIEHEGGWRTQYCHMAKGSVRVKVGDQLVTGQPIGLVGLSGDTEFFHLHFTVRHRGKVVDPFAYGATENSCGSGRSIWAASLGEQMQYRSREIIDYGFAAIAPTMELVESGEIGKHSVTSASDALVAYVRAIGLQAGDQQFLAVQGPGGVSFAANNLPALDRDKAQFLILTGKKRTEAAWPAGRYIATYRVTRDGAEVLRKTFDIEARPR, encoded by the coding sequence ATGCGCCTGAAATACCTGATTTTGATTTCGCTCTGCTTTGCCACCACGCTCGACGCCAGGGCGGAGGAAGTCATTTCGCTCGCGCTGCCCGTCAAGTGCCAGCCGGGCCTGACCTGCTTCTTCCAGAGCTATGTCGATCACGACGCTTCCGACAAGGCCCGCGACTATCGCTGCGGCGGACGCAGCTATGATGGCCACGATGGCACCGACATCAGGATCCGAAACCTCGAAATACAAAAACAGGGAATAGAGGTGCTCGCCGCAGCGCCCGGCCGCGTCATCGGCACGCGAAACGACATGGACGACGTTTCGGTCAAAACCGTGGGCAAGGCTGCCATTGCCGGGAAGGAATGCGGCAACGGCGCGGTCATCGAGCATGAAGGCGGCTGGCGCACGCAATATTGCCACATGGCCAAGGGCAGCGTACGGGTCAAGGTCGGCGATCAACTCGTGACCGGGCAGCCGATCGGCCTAGTCGGACTATCCGGCGATACCGAATTCTTCCATCTGCATTTCACGGTGCGGCATCGTGGCAAGGTCGTGGACCCCTTTGCCTATGGCGCGACGGAGAATTCCTGCGGCAGCGGCCGGTCGATCTGGGCTGCTTCGCTCGGCGAACAGATGCAGTACCGCTCCCGCGAAATCATCGATTACGGCTTTGCCGCCATCGCTCCGACCATGGAACTGGTCGAATCAGGAGAAATCGGCAAGCATTCCGTCACATCAGCTTCGGACGCGCTCGTCGCTTATGTGAGAGCCATCGGCTTGCAAGCCGGCGACCAGCAATTCCTCGCGGTGCAGGGCCCGGGCGGCGTATCATTCGCGGCCAACAACCTTCCCGCGCTCGATCGCGACAAGGCGCAGTTCCTGATTCTCACCGGCAAGAAGCGCACCGAGGCAGCGTGGCCCGCCGGCCGCTACATCGCGACATACCGCGTGACCAGAGACGGCGCGGAAGTGCTGCGAAAGACCTTCGACATCGAAGCGCGTCCGCGGTGA
- a CDS encoding MFS transporter, translated as MRLPFFYGWLIVVVTFVTMAIGVNARTAFSLFYPPIIGEFGWDRGVTAGAFSFGFVVSAGVSPLIGRMMDRVGPRGVMELGVALMGGGLLLAPLTTQPWHLYLTIGVMVGAGSVCLGYSGQSLFLPNWFLRRRGLAMGLAFAGVGIGSVTLLPWVQHMIEQTGWRTACTAMGILVFAVLAPINLFLRKRPEDIGLLPDGDAAPSATSAAPVSNVVDPVWAGTDWTLRRALRTARFWWISIGYFSGLYIWYAVQVHQTKYLLDIGFSANVAVWALGVVSLLGIPGQIWLGHLSDRIGREWIWAISCAGFAICFAALIALKFAPVLPLVYLMIFTQGALGYGLTSIMGAVVLEIFQGKQYGSIFGTIMLAALAGGAAGPWATGLLYDLSGSYTLAFAIGIAISILSGIAIWRASPGKVRAVAGQMHKVPIKRGAG; from the coding sequence ATGCGTCTTCCCTTCTTCTACGGCTGGCTGATCGTTGTGGTGACGTTCGTCACCATGGCGATCGGTGTCAATGCGCGGACGGCGTTCTCGCTGTTCTATCCGCCGATCATCGGCGAGTTCGGCTGGGACCGCGGCGTCACCGCCGGCGCGTTTTCGTTCGGCTTCGTGGTTTCTGCCGGCGTCAGTCCGCTGATCGGGCGGATGATGGATCGCGTCGGGCCGCGCGGGGTGATGGAGCTTGGCGTCGCGCTGATGGGCGGCGGGCTGCTGCTGGCGCCGCTGACGACGCAGCCCTGGCATCTCTATCTCACCATCGGCGTGATGGTCGGCGCGGGCAGCGTGTGCCTCGGCTATTCCGGGCAATCGCTGTTTCTGCCGAACTGGTTCCTTCGCCGCCGCGGGCTCGCCATGGGGCTCGCCTTTGCCGGCGTCGGCATCGGCTCGGTGACCTTGCTGCCGTGGGTGCAGCACATGATCGAGCAGACCGGCTGGCGCACCGCCTGCACTGCGATGGGCATCCTGGTGTTCGCTGTGCTCGCGCCGATCAATCTCTTCCTGCGCAAGCGCCCCGAGGATATCGGGCTATTGCCGGACGGCGACGCCGCGCCGTCGGCGACATCGGCCGCACCGGTTTCAAACGTCGTCGATCCCGTCTGGGCCGGCACCGACTGGACACTGCGCCGCGCGCTGCGCACCGCGCGTTTCTGGTGGATCTCGATCGGTTACTTCTCGGGTCTGTACATCTGGTACGCGGTGCAGGTGCACCAGACCAAATATCTGCTCGACATCGGCTTCAGCGCGAACGTGGCGGTGTGGGCGCTCGGCGTCGTCAGCCTGCTCGGGATTCCCGGCCAGATCTGGCTCGGGCATCTCTCCGACCGGATCGGGCGCGAATGGATCTGGGCCATCAGCTGCGCCGGCTTTGCGATCTGTTTCGCGGCGCTGATCGCGTTGAAATTCGCGCCGGTGCTGCCGCTGGTCTATCTCATGATCTTCACCCAGGGCGCGCTCGGCTATGGCCTGACCTCGATCATGGGCGCGGTGGTGCTGGAAATCTTTCAGGGCAAGCAATACGGCAGCATCTTCGGCACCATCATGCTGGCGGCGCTGGCCGGCGGCGCCGCAGGCCCATGGGCGACCGGGCTGCTCTACGATCTCTCAGGCAGCTACACGCTCGCCTTTGCGATCGGCATTGCCATCAGCATCCTGTCGGGGATCGCGATCTGGCGGGCATCGCCGGGCAAGGTGAGGGCGGTCGCGGGACAAATGCACAAGGTGCCAATCAAGCGCGGCGCAGGCTAG
- a CDS encoding cytochrome c biogenesis CcdA family protein codes for MHDVSIPAALIAGLVSFLSPCVLPLVPPYLIYLTGATIEQVANAETTQASKRAVMAAALMFVLGFSTVFVALGASASLIGGLIRAWSAELSILAGIVIIIMGLHFLGLTRIGLLMREGRMEMPKPVGLWGAYAMGLAFAFGWTPCIGPILAAILSIAAAEATVTKGAGLLAVYSAGLGIPFLLAAFMIEQFSSLFARMKRHLGKVEQAMGVLMVITGIGFLTGAVSSVSIWLLETFPALQNFG; via the coding sequence ATGCACGATGTTTCCATCCCGGCGGCCCTGATTGCCGGTCTTGTCAGCTTCCTGTCCCCCTGCGTGCTGCCTTTGGTGCCGCCCTATCTGATCTATCTGACCGGCGCGACCATCGAGCAGGTCGCCAATGCCGAGACGACGCAGGCCTCCAAGCGCGCGGTGATGGCCGCGGCGCTGATGTTCGTGCTCGGCTTTTCCACCGTGTTCGTGGCGCTCGGCGCCAGCGCCTCCCTGATCGGCGGGCTGATCCGGGCATGGTCGGCCGAACTCTCGATCCTCGCCGGCATCGTGATCATCATCATGGGCCTGCATTTCCTCGGCCTGACCCGGATCGGGCTGTTGATGCGCGAGGGACGGATGGAAATGCCGAAACCGGTCGGCCTGTGGGGCGCCTATGCCATGGGGCTGGCCTTCGCGTTCGGCTGGACGCCCTGCATCGGCCCCATTCTGGCGGCGATCCTGTCGATCGCGGCGGCTGAGGCCACCGTCACCAAGGGCGCCGGCCTGCTGGCGGTCTATTCCGCCGGGCTCGGAATCCCGTTCCTGCTGGCGGCCTTCATGATCGAGCAGTTCTCCTCGCTGTTTGCGCGGATGAAGCGGCATCTCGGCAAGGTCGAGCAGGCCATGGGCGTCCTGATGGTGATTACCGGCATCGGCTTCCTGACCGGCGCCGTCTCCAGCGTCAGCATCTGGCTATTGGAGACTTTCCCGGCGCTGCAAAATTTCGGCTGA
- a CDS encoding hydroxyacid dehydrogenase: MKVLLTHTPQSRAQYYGERSLAGLQAIAQIKLHEANDALDAAGLIGAADDVDIIVADRLTAGPSEIFPKLPKLRAFVRCAVDIRNIDVDAASAAGVLVTRAGPGFVQSVAELALGFMVDLSRGVSRATADYHAARKPEIIMGRQLAGSRLGIIGYGSIGRYLADIARVLGMEVLVADPFATVSDAAIQHVPLDDLLTRADYVVCLAVANEQTENLIGQAALARMQRHAFFINLSRGNLVDEAALSAALRDNRIAGAAMDVGRALDQMPSPELAKLPNVIATPHIGGLTPPAIEYQSLETVRQVEKIIAGEIPIGAINADHWKRRP, from the coding sequence TTGAAAGTCCTGCTGACGCATACGCCGCAGTCCCGCGCGCAGTATTACGGCGAGCGCAGCCTTGCCGGGCTGCAGGCCATCGCGCAGATTAAGCTGCATGAGGCAAACGATGCGCTCGACGCCGCCGGCCTGATCGGGGCGGCTGATGACGTCGATATCATCGTCGCCGACCGCCTCACCGCGGGGCCGAGCGAGATATTTCCAAAACTGCCGAAGCTGCGCGCCTTCGTTCGCTGCGCCGTCGATATCCGCAACATCGATGTCGACGCCGCTTCCGCCGCCGGCGTGCTGGTCACGCGGGCCGGGCCCGGCTTCGTCCAGTCGGTTGCCGAGCTCGCGCTGGGCTTCATGGTCGATCTGTCGCGCGGCGTTTCGCGCGCCACTGCCGACTATCATGCCGCACGCAAGCCTGAAATCATCATGGGCCGGCAACTGGCAGGCAGCCGCCTCGGCATCATCGGCTACGGCAGCATCGGCCGTTACCTCGCCGACATCGCCAGGGTGCTGGGCATGGAGGTCCTGGTCGCCGATCCCTTCGCGACCGTCAGCGACGCCGCCATCCAGCATGTGCCGCTCGACGATCTGCTGACGCGCGCCGACTATGTCGTCTGTCTCGCGGTCGCCAACGAGCAAACCGAAAACCTGATCGGGCAGGCAGCGCTGGCGCGCATGCAGCGGCACGCCTTCTTCATCAACCTGTCGCGCGGCAATCTCGTTGACGAGGCGGCGTTATCGGCCGCGCTCCGCGACAACCGCATCGCCGGCGCTGCGATGGATGTCGGCCGCGCGCTCGACCAGATGCCGTCGCCGGAATTGGCAAAGCTGCCGAACGTTATCGCCACGCCGCACATCGGCGGCCTGACGCCGCCGGCGATCGAATATCAGTCGCTGGAAACGGTGCGGCAGGTGGAGAAGATTATCGCGGGTGAAATTCCGATCGGCGCGATCAATGCCGATCATTGGAAGCGCCGTCCTTGA
- a CDS encoding DoxX family protein codes for MHFIVNLLILLPAQIASYFPWAGPLIMRLIVGYTFMLAGWGKLNNLAQVTENFAGWGIPFPTILTPFVSGVEFFGGAMLILGLFTRIPAAMLAVVMVVAIKSAKWGDVDSLETLLGFEEATYFAAFMWLAIAGPGAASLDRLLVNASGHRDASKTLTMP; via the coding sequence ATGCATTTCATCGTCAATCTTCTCATTCTGTTGCCCGCGCAGATCGCGTCCTACTTCCCATGGGCCGGCCCGCTGATCATGCGGCTGATCGTCGGTTACACCTTCATGCTGGCCGGCTGGGGCAAGCTCAACAACCTGGCGCAGGTGACCGAGAATTTTGCCGGCTGGGGCATTCCGTTTCCCACGATACTCACCCCCTTTGTTTCGGGCGTCGAATTTTTCGGCGGCGCGATGCTGATCCTTGGTCTGTTCACGCGCATTCCGGCCGCGATGCTGGCGGTGGTCATGGTCGTCGCCATCAAGTCGGCGAAATGGGGCGACGTCGATTCACTGGAGACGCTGCTCGGCTTCGAGGAAGCGACCTACTTCGCCGCCTTCATGTGGCTCGCCATTGCAGGCCCCGGCGCCGCCTCGCTGGACCGGCTGCTGGTGAATGCCAGCGGTCACCGCGACGCGTCGAAGACGCTCACAATGCCGTGA
- a CDS encoding adenylate/guanylate cyclase domain-containing protein, which translates to MRLGIRTAISALVLTSIAVSAVGVHLLWWRTAHQVSQTLANTINDQIVSAVGDELQSVTSEARSSMMAVRTLLAEKVFDPRDARKREVVFRSQLLSQPTISWVAFGWPDGSFFAGHKLGNNVIEMLEITPDRNLRINRYEFVGDDLKLKASWFEDTDYSVTEQQWFRVVRETNDEHWSTLTVHPRGDRLAAAFSAPVEIDKKPAGVAAIIIELTRVSNFLSQLTVGKSAGAFILERDGKVVASPDPDASELVELKTDHPLFPVAVEAIRNAGSAYEPGEGQPFNTTVKRDGKAYQAVITPISFPGWSLVTVVPESEFLGPVQMTIRNLLIGLAVLIIFAGLVSAWLAQRLIAAPLIKVVNEIRHVERFDLDKVQRHPSRLTEIGNLSGAIGDMAQGLAAFRKYIPADLVKRLISDGNGARLGGAVRPMSVMFIDLAGFTGMSERLGDRIIPLLSRYFDCVSAQIQNQNGTIDKFIGDAVMAFWGAPSLNPDHAVDCCRAALACRRAVEEADLVDDHGQRARIRIGINSGDMLVGNIGSEVRLNYTVIGDAVNIASRLESTNKAYGSTIIIGPETRRLAGDRIVVRELDRLAVYGRAGGLQIYELLGMAGEFDGELDWVTSYEAGLAAWRAGDFTAAINGFEKVLEVRKDDAASSLMIERCRQQLENPAGADWDGTTVARSK; encoded by the coding sequence ATGCGCCTCGGCATCCGCACCGCCATTTCCGCCCTCGTGCTGACGTCCATCGCCGTCAGCGCCGTCGGCGTGCATCTGCTGTGGTGGCGTACCGCCCATCAGGTCAGCCAGACGCTCGCCAACACCATCAACGACCAGATCGTCTCCGCGGTCGGCGACGAATTGCAATCGGTCACGTCGGAGGCGCGCTCCTCCATGATGGCGGTGCGGACGCTGCTGGCCGAAAAGGTGTTCGACCCGCGCGATGCCCGGAAACGCGAAGTCGTATTCCGGTCGCAATTGCTGTCGCAGCCGACCATCTCCTGGGTGGCGTTCGGGTGGCCGGACGGCTCGTTCTTTGCCGGCCACAAGCTCGGCAACAACGTCATCGAAATGCTCGAGATCACGCCCGACCGCAATTTGCGCATCAATCGCTACGAATTCGTCGGCGACGATCTCAAGCTCAAGGCAAGCTGGTTCGAGGATACCGACTATTCCGTGACGGAGCAGCAATGGTTTCGGGTCGTCAGGGAGACCAACGACGAACACTGGTCGACGCTGACGGTGCATCCGCGCGGCGACCGGCTGGCGGCGGCTTTCTCGGCGCCGGTCGAGATCGACAAGAAGCCGGCCGGCGTTGCCGCCATCATCATCGAGCTCACACGTGTTTCGAATTTCCTGTCGCAGCTCACGGTCGGCAAATCCGCCGGCGCCTTCATTCTCGAGCGGGACGGCAAGGTGGTGGCCTCGCCCGATCCCGATGCCAGCGAACTGGTGGAACTGAAGACCGATCATCCGCTGTTTCCGGTCGCGGTCGAGGCAATCAGGAACGCCGGCAGTGCCTATGAGCCCGGCGAAGGGCAGCCGTTCAATACGACGGTGAAGCGGGACGGCAAGGCCTATCAGGCGGTGATCACGCCGATTTCGTTTCCCGGCTGGTCGCTGGTGACGGTGGTGCCGGAATCGGAATTTCTCGGACCGGTGCAGATGACCATCCGGAACCTGCTGATTGGCCTTGCGGTGCTGATCATCTTCGCCGGGCTGGTGTCGGCCTGGCTTGCCCAGCGCCTGATCGCCGCGCCCCTGATCAAGGTGGTCAACGAGATCAGGCATGTCGAGCGTTTCGATCTCGACAAGGTGCAGCGGCATCCGTCGCGATTGACCGAGATCGGCAATCTTTCCGGCGCGATCGGCGACATGGCGCAGGGGCTGGCCGCGTTCCGCAAATACATTCCCGCCGACCTCGTCAAGCGCCTGATCAGCGACGGCAACGGCGCGCGGCTCGGCGGCGCGGTGCGGCCGATGAGCGTGATGTTCATCGATCTCGCCGGATTCACCGGCATGTCGGAACGCCTCGGCGACCGCATCATTCCGCTATTGTCGCGCTATTTCGACTGCGTGTCGGCGCAGATTCAAAATCAGAACGGCACCATCGACAAGTTTATCGGCGACGCCGTGATGGCGTTCTGGGGCGCGCCGTCGCTCAATCCCGATCATGCCGTCGACTGTTGCCGTGCCGCGCTGGCGTGCCGGCGTGCGGTGGAAGAGGCTGACCTCGTCGATGACCACGGCCAGCGTGCAAGGATCCGCATCGGCATCAATTCCGGCGACATGCTGGTCGGCAATATCGGATCGGAAGTGCGGCTGAACTACACCGTGATCGGCGACGCCGTGAATATTGCAAGCCGCCTGGAAAGCACCAACAAGGCGTATGGTTCCACCATCATCATCGGCCCCGAAACGCGAAGGCTCGCCGGCGACCGCATCGTGGTCCGCGAGCTCGACCGGCTCGCGGTCTATGGCCGCGCGGGGGGACTGCAGATCTATGAATTGCTTGGCATGGCCGGTGAGTTCGATGGCGAGCTCGACTGGGTAACTTCCTATGAAGCCGGCCTCGCTGCCTGGCGCGCGGGCGACTTCACAGCCGCGATCAATGGCTTTGAAAAGGTGCTCGAGGTCCGCAAGGACGATGCCGCGTCATCCCTGATGATCGAGCGCTGCCGGCAGCAACTCGAAAATCCCGCCGGCGCGGATTGGGACGGTACGACGGTCGCGCGAAGCAAGTAG